One segment of Mycobacterium spongiae DNA contains the following:
- the secD gene encoding protein translocase subunit SecD, which yields MASSSAPVRPARYLSVFLVMLIGAYLLVFLTGDKRAAPKLGIDLQGGTRVTLTARTPDGSAPSREALSQAQQIISARVNGLGVSGSEVVVDGDNLVITVPGNDGNEARNLGQTARLYIRPVLNSMPAQAAPPEQPQPAPQPPAGAPPGAPGGAPAGAPSAESPPPGPPPMPTQPRIQPGAQPRPYPQDPAPSPTTQPSPPPSSPSAGPAAPAPATGAPQPAEAPPAEQPSAPDPRKALAERIAQEKKWRQSTNQYIQMVGLQFEATRCDEDDILAGNDDPTLPLVTCSTDHKTAYVLAPSIISGDQIQNATSGMDQRGIGYVVDLQFKGPAADIWADYTAAHIGTQTAFTLDSQVVSAPQIQEAIPGGRTQISGGDPPFTASTARQLANVLKYGSLPLSFESSEAQTVSATLGLASLRAGLIAGAIGLVLVLVYSLLYYRVLGLLTALSLIASGSMVFAILVLLGRYINYTLDLAGIAGLIIGIGTTADSFVVFFERIKDEIREGRSFRSAVPRGWSRARKTIVSGNAVTFLAAAVLYFLAIGQVKGFAFTLGLTTILDVVVVFLVTWPLVYVASKSSRLAKPAYNGLGAVQQVARERRAQASGAKTGRG from the coding sequence GTGGCATCGTCTTCGGCGCCGGTGCGTCCTGCCCGCTACCTGTCGGTGTTCCTGGTCATGCTCATCGGCGCCTACTTGCTGGTCTTTCTCACCGGGGACAAGCGAGCCGCTCCCAAGCTGGGCATCGATCTGCAGGGCGGCACCCGGGTCACCTTGACCGCACGTACTCCGGACGGTTCGGCCCCGAGCCGGGAGGCGCTCTCCCAGGCGCAACAGATCATTAGCGCGCGGGTCAACGGGCTTGGAGTCTCGGGCTCCGAGGTCGTCGTCGACGGCGACAACCTGGTCATCACGGTGCCCGGAAACGATGGCAATGAGGCACGCAACCTGGGGCAGACGGCACGACTGTATATCCGGCCGGTGCTCAACTCGATGCCTGCGCAGGCTGCTCCGCCCGAGCAACCACAGCCCGCGCCCCAGCCGCCGGCCGGTGCGCCCCCGGGTGCACCTGGGGGCGCTCCCGCGGGGGCGCCCAGCGCCGAATCGCCGCCGCCCGGCCCACCCCCGATGCCGACGCAACCACGAATCCAACCCGGCGCGCAGCCCCGGCCCTACCCGCAGGATCCCGCCCCGAGTCCCACAACGCAGCCAAGCCCTCCTCCTAGCTCACCGTCAGCCGGCCCGGCGGCTCCGGCGCCCGCCACTGGGGCGCCGCAACCAGCCGAAGCGCCGCCGGCTGAACAACCCTCCGCCCCGGATCCACGCAAGGCGCTGGCCGAGCGTATTGCGCAGGAGAAGAAGTGGCGGCAGAGCACCAACCAATACATTCAGATGGTTGGTCTGCAATTCGAGGCCACCCGCTGCGACGAAGACGACATTCTGGCCGGCAACGATGACCCCACGCTGCCGCTGGTGACCTGCTCGACCGACCACAAGACGGCCTACGTGCTAGCACCGTCGATCATCAGCGGAGACCAGATCCAAAACGCCACGTCGGGCATGGACCAGCGCGGTATCGGATACGTGGTCGATCTGCAGTTCAAGGGCCCGGCGGCGGACATCTGGGCGGATTACACCGCCGCCCACATCGGCACCCAAACCGCCTTCACGCTGGACTCGCAGGTCGTCAGCGCACCGCAAATCCAGGAAGCCATCCCGGGCGGCCGGACTCAGATCAGCGGCGGAGATCCGCCATTCACCGCCTCGACCGCGCGCCAGCTGGCCAACGTGCTGAAGTACGGTTCGTTGCCGTTGTCCTTTGAATCGTCGGAAGCCCAAACAGTTTCGGCGACTTTGGGGCTGGCGTCGTTGCGGGCGGGTTTGATCGCGGGTGCCATCGGCCTGGTGCTGGTGCTGGTGTATTCGCTGTTGTATTACCGGGTACTCGGGTTGCTCACCGCGCTGTCGCTGATCGCCTCTGGCTCAATGGTTTTCGCGATCCTGGTGCTGCTCGGTCGATATATCAACTACACCCTGGATCTGGCGGGTATCGCCGGTCTGATCATCGGCATCGGGACTACCGCCGATTCATTCGTGGTGTTCTTCGAACGCATCAAAGATGAGATTCGCGAAGGCCGTTCATTCCGGTCGGCGGTGCCGCGCGGCTGGTCGCGGGCACGCAAGACGATCGTGTCGGGCAATGCCGTGACCTTTCTGGCCGCTGCCGTGCTGTACTTCCTGGCCATCGGTCAGGTGAAGGGATTCGCCTTCACCCTGGGTCTTACCACCATCCTGGATGTTGTGGTGGTCTTCCTGGTGACCTGGCCGCTCGTTTATGTGGCGTCCAAGTCCTCGAGGCTGGCGAAGCCGGCCTACAACGGCTTGGGAGCTGTCCAGCAGGTCGCGCGAGAACGCCGGGCACAAGCGAGCGGCGCCAAGACGGGACGGGGATAA
- the secF gene encoding protein translocase subunit SecF, with protein sequence MASKASKAKAGVGSDKTGKSDKKYPKSQAVELTRSDAERTDRTSEVPRHSFLSRLYTGTGAFEVVGRRKMWFSISGAIVAIAIVSIVFRGFTFGIDFKGGTTVSFPRGNTEVAQVEDVFARTLGDDPQSVVIVGSGASATVQIRSETLTNDQTAKLRDALFNAFQPKGTDGKPAKAAISDSAVSETWGGQITKKAVIALVVFLVLVALYITVRYERYMTMSAIAAMFFDLTVTAGVYSLVGFEVTPATVIGLLTILGFSLYDTVIVFDKVEENTHGFQHTTRRTFAEQANLAINQTFMRSINTSLIGVLPVLALMVVAVWLLGVGTLKDLALVLLIGIIVGTYSSIFFATPLLVTLRERTELVRNHTRKVLKRRSPVSSARAEDANKDASVPREAMETPEATEATETTQTSGDKPSDESASASTGRKAKAPGTTAASNKPAPGARPVRPSGTRRPTGKRNAGRR encoded by the coding sequence ATGGCGTCCAAAGCCTCCAAAGCCAAGGCCGGTGTCGGGTCCGACAAGACGGGCAAATCCGACAAGAAATACCCGAAGTCACAAGCGGTCGAGCTCACCAGGAGCGACGCGGAGCGAACCGATAGGACCAGCGAGGTGCCGCGCCACAGCTTCTTGTCCCGGCTCTATACGGGCACGGGCGCGTTCGAAGTAGTGGGGCGCCGCAAGATGTGGTTTTCGATCAGCGGTGCGATCGTTGCCATTGCCATCGTCAGCATCGTTTTTCGCGGATTCACTTTCGGGATCGACTTCAAAGGCGGCACCACGGTGTCTTTTCCACGCGGCAACACTGAGGTCGCGCAGGTGGAAGACGTTTTCGCGAGAACCCTCGGCGACGATCCGCAATCGGTCGTGATCGTCGGCAGCGGCGCCTCGGCGACTGTGCAGATTCGATCGGAAACGCTGACCAATGACCAGACGGCGAAGCTGCGCGACGCATTGTTCAATGCTTTCCAGCCCAAGGGAACCGATGGAAAGCCCGCCAAGGCGGCCATCAGCGACTCGGCCGTATCGGAAACCTGGGGCGGTCAGATCACCAAGAAGGCAGTGATCGCACTTGTGGTGTTTCTGGTCCTGGTCGCCCTGTACATCACCGTGCGCTACGAGCGCTACATGACCATGTCGGCGATCGCGGCCATGTTCTTCGACCTGACCGTGACCGCCGGGGTGTACTCGCTGGTCGGCTTCGAGGTCACCCCCGCCACCGTTATCGGCCTGCTGACCATCCTCGGTTTCTCGCTCTACGACACCGTCATCGTGTTCGACAAGGTCGAGGAGAATACCCACGGCTTTCAGCACACCACTAGGCGCACCTTCGCCGAGCAAGCCAACTTGGCCATCAACCAGACGTTCATGCGATCGATCAACACCAGCCTGATCGGGGTGTTGCCGGTGCTGGCGCTGATGGTCGTGGCGGTGTGGCTGCTCGGCGTGGGCACGCTGAAGGACCTCGCGTTGGTGCTGCTGATCGGGATCATCGTGGGTACCTACTCGTCGATCTTCTTCGCCACGCCCCTGCTGGTTACCCTGCGGGAACGTACGGAGCTCGTGCGCAACCACACGCGCAAGGTCCTGAAACGGCGCAGTCCGGTCTCCTCGGCCCGGGCAGAGGACGCCAATAAGGACGCCTCCGTGCCCCGTGAAGCGATGGAAACGCCAGAAGCGACGGAAGCGACGGAAACGACGCAAACCAGCGGGGACAAGCCATCGGACGAGAGTGCATCGGCCAGCACCGGACGAAAGGCCAAGGCCCCTGGCACAACGGCGGCATCGAACAAGCCGGCGCCGGGAGCGCGGCCCGTGCGTCCCTCAGGGACTCGGCGTCCGACGGGCAAGCGAAACGCGGGTCGGCGGTAG
- a CDS encoding ABC transporter substrate-binding protein yields MATWRRRTGANVSLRTALWCNVIGMAAAATMTACSGTAAASIDYVVDGALVTYNTNTVIGAASAGAQAFARTLTGFGYHGPDGQVVADRDFGSISVVGGSPLVLDYEIEDKAVYSDGAPVTCDDLVLAWAAQSGRFPGFDAATQAGYVDIANIDCKSGQKKARVSFKRDRGVVDFMQLFAATSMMPSHVIAEQLNVDVTAALLNDKRPTRDPNNDVVEQIARLWNTTWDLKPGLKRDEVAKRFPSSGPYKIESVLDGGAVVLVANDRWWGTKAITKRVTVWQQGPEIQDRLNDRNVDVIDVATGSSGSLVTPDNYQRSDSPSAGIEQLIFAPAGPLADVRARRALALCTPRDTIARDAGVAIANSRLSPATEDAVAEAESAAEARRFDRSDPAAAGDELGGSPLTVRMGYRAPNARLAATVGAIAAACAPARITVSGVTLDTSGPQALRDGRIDVLVASTGGATGSGSTGSSAMDAYDLHSGNGNNLSGYSNPQVDGLISALAVNADPAERVRLLAEGAPVLWGEMPTLPLYRQQRTLLMSKKMYAVSRNPTRWGAGWNMDRWALIQ; encoded by the coding sequence ATGGCCACCTGGCGCCGACGCACTGGGGCCAACGTCAGCTTGCGGACAGCGTTGTGGTGCAACGTTATCGGTATGGCAGCGGCGGCAACGATGACCGCATGCTCGGGTACCGCCGCCGCATCGATCGACTACGTCGTCGACGGCGCGTTGGTGACCTACAACACCAACACCGTCATTGGTGCCGCATCGGCCGGAGCGCAGGCGTTCGCCCGGACTCTCACCGGATTCGGGTATCACGGACCCGACGGGCAGGTGGTCGCCGACCGCGATTTCGGAAGCATCTCGGTGGTGGGCGGTTCCCCCTTAGTGCTCGACTATGAGATCGAGGACAAGGCCGTCTACTCCGACGGTGCGCCGGTGACGTGCGACGACTTGGTGCTGGCCTGGGCGGCTCAGTCCGGACGCTTTCCGGGCTTCGACGCCGCCACCCAGGCCGGCTATGTCGACATCGCCAATATCGATTGCAAGTCGGGCCAGAAGAAGGCCCGGGTGTCTTTTAAACGCGACCGCGGCGTCGTCGACTTCATGCAGTTGTTCGCCGCGACCTCGATGATGCCCTCGCATGTCATAGCCGAGCAGCTGAACGTCGATGTCACCGCCGCGCTTCTGAACGACAAGCGCCCGACCAGGGATCCGAATAACGATGTGGTGGAACAGATTGCGCGACTGTGGAATACCACCTGGGATCTCAAGCCCGGCCTCAAACGGGACGAGGTCGCGAAACGTTTCCCGTCGTCGGGGCCATACAAGATCGAGTCCGTTCTCGACGGTGGTGCGGTGGTGCTTGTCGCGAATGACCGGTGGTGGGGCACCAAGGCGATCACCAAACGGGTCACGGTGTGGCAGCAGGGGCCCGAGATCCAGGACCGGCTCAACGACCGCAACGTCGATGTGATCGACGTTGCCACCGGATCGTCTGGGTCGCTGGTTACTCCTGACAACTATCAGCGCAGCGATTCACCCTCGGCCGGGATCGAGCAACTGATCTTCGCGCCGGCGGGTCCGCTCGCGGACGTACGTGCCCGGCGCGCGCTCGCATTGTGTACGCCGCGGGACACCATCGCCCGCGACGCCGGAGTGGCTATCGCCAACTCGCGGCTCAGCCCCGCGACCGAGGATGCTGTCGCCGAGGCGGAGAGCGCTGCCGAGGCGCGCCGGTTTGATCGGTCGGATCCGGCGGCGGCTGGCGATGAGTTGGGGGGCTCGCCGCTGACGGTGCGAATGGGCTACCGGGCGCCCAATGCGCGGTTGGCGGCGACGGTCGGGGCGATTGCGGCGGCGTGCGCGCCGGCCCGCATTACGGTTTCGGGTGTGACTCTGGATACCTCGGGGCCGCAGGCGCTCCGGGACGGACGGATCGATGTCTTGGTGGCCAGTACCGGCGGCGCCACCGGCAGCGGATCGACCGGATCGTCCGCGATGGACGCTTATGACTTGCACAGCGGCAATGGAAACAATCTCTCGGGCTACTCGAACCCTCAGGTCGACGGCCTCATCAGCGCGCTGGCAGTCAATGCCGACCCCGCCGAGCGCGTCAGATTGCTTGCGGAGGGTGCGCCGGTGCTGTGGGGCGAGATGCCGACCTTGCCGCTATACCGGCAGCAGCGGACGTTGTTGATGTCGAAGAAAATGTATGCCGTCAGTAGGAACCCAACGCGCTGGGGCGCGGGCTGGAATATGGACCGATGGGCGTTAATACAGTGA
- a CDS encoding adenine phosphoribosyltransferase, producing the protein MTVGGGGTPVGDVVASLTRNVADFPKPGVGFKDLTPLFADGEAMTAVVDALADVVSGADLVAGVESRGSLVGAAIAARLGTGLLFIRKSGKLPPPVLSEDYRTEYGAATMEIPAEGIELRGRNVVIIDDVLATGGTLRAANLLLQRAGANVTGAAVVVELSGLGGRDAIAPLPVHSLSRT; encoded by the coding sequence ATGACTGTCGGAGGAGGCGGTACTCCCGTCGGTGACGTTGTCGCTTCGCTGACCCGCAACGTCGCCGATTTCCCCAAACCGGGTGTGGGGTTCAAGGATCTCACCCCGCTGTTCGCTGACGGCGAAGCGATGACCGCGGTGGTCGACGCGCTTGCTGACGTGGTGTCCGGCGCTGACTTGGTTGCTGGGGTGGAATCCAGGGGGTCGCTGGTAGGGGCGGCCATCGCGGCGCGGCTCGGTACCGGCCTACTGTTTATCCGTAAGTCGGGCAAGCTCCCGCCACCGGTGCTGAGCGAGGACTATCGCACGGAGTACGGCGCCGCCACCATGGAGATTCCCGCCGAGGGCATCGAGCTGCGGGGTCGCAACGTGGTGATCATCGACGATGTGTTGGCGACCGGCGGCACGCTGCGAGCGGCGAACCTGTTGCTTCAACGCGCCGGCGCCAACGTCACCGGTGCTGCGGTGGTCGTGGAGCTGTCGGGCCTGGGTGGCCGGGATGCGATCGCGCCGTTGCCGGTCCACAGTCTCAGCCGAACCTAG
- a CDS encoding RelA/SpoT family protein: MAEDQGATQTTPPPTEPLPAAETPEQPVETLKTTSSASRRVRARLARRMTAQRSAINPVLEPLVAVHREIYPKANLSMLQRAYEVADQRHADQLRYSGDPYITHPLAVANILAELGMDTTTLVAALLHDTVEDTGYTLEALSEEFGEEVGHLVDGVTKLDRVVLGSAAEGETIRKMITAMARDPRVLVIKVADRLHNMRTMRFLPPEKQARKARETLEVIAPLAHRLGMASVKWELEDLSFAILHPKKYEEIVRLVAGRAPSRDTYLAKVRTEIVNTLGASKIKATVEGRPKHYWSIYQKMIAKGRDFDDIHDLVGIRILCDEIRDCYAAVGVVHSLWQPMAGRFKDYIAQPRYGVYQSLHTTVVGPEGNPLEVQIRTRDMHRTAEYGIAAHWRYKEAKGRNGVPHPHSAAEIDDMAWMRQLLDWQREAADPGEFLESLRYDLAVKEIFVFTPKGDVITLPTGSTPVDFAYAVHTEVGHRCIGARVNGRLVALERKLENGEVVEVFTSKASNAGPSRDWQQFVVSPRAKTKIRQWFAKERREEALEAGKDAMAREVRRGGLPLQRLVNGESMAAVARELHYVDVSALYTAIGEGHVSARHVMQRLLAELGGIDQAEEELAERSTPATMPRRPRSTDDVGVSVPGAPGVLTKLAKCCTPVPGDQIMGFVTRGGGVSVHRTDCTNATSLRQQPERIIEVLWAPSPSSLFLVAIQVEALDRHRLLSDITRALADEKVNILSASVTTSGDRVAVSRFTFEMGDPKHLGHLLNVVRNVEGVYDVYRVTSAA; the protein is encoded by the coding sequence GTGGCGGAAGATCAGGGCGCAACACAGACCACTCCGCCGCCCACGGAGCCGCTACCAGCCGCCGAGACACCCGAGCAGCCGGTAGAGACCCTGAAGACGACGAGCAGTGCGTCGCGCCGGGTGCGTGCGCGTTTGGCCCGCCGGATGACAGCGCAGCGCAGTGCTATCAATCCGGTGCTCGAGCCGTTGGTAGCGGTGCACCGTGAGATCTATCCCAAGGCAAACCTCTCGATGCTGCAGCGAGCGTACGAGGTCGCCGACCAACGCCATGCCGACCAGTTGCGGTATTCCGGTGATCCCTACATCACCCACCCGCTGGCGGTTGCCAACATCCTCGCCGAGCTGGGCATGGACACCACGACCTTGGTGGCCGCGTTGCTGCATGACACAGTCGAGGACACCGGCTACACGCTGGAGGCGTTGTCCGAGGAATTCGGCGAGGAAGTCGGCCATCTCGTCGACGGGGTGACCAAGCTGGATCGGGTGGTGCTCGGCAGCGCCGCCGAGGGCGAGACGATCCGCAAGATGATTACCGCAATGGCCCGTGACCCGCGGGTGTTGGTGATCAAAGTGGCTGATCGGCTGCACAACATGCGCACGATGCGCTTCCTGCCACCGGAGAAACAAGCCCGCAAGGCCCGCGAGACGTTGGAAGTTATTGCACCCTTGGCGCATCGGCTGGGCATGGCGAGCGTCAAATGGGAGCTGGAGGACTTGTCCTTCGCGATCTTGCACCCCAAGAAGTACGAGGAGATTGTCCGACTGGTCGCCGGCCGCGCGCCGTCTCGGGATACCTACCTGGCGAAGGTGCGTACGGAGATCGTCAACACGCTTGGTGCGTCGAAGATCAAAGCAACGGTGGAGGGCCGCCCCAAGCATTACTGGTCGATCTACCAGAAGATGATCGCCAAAGGCCGCGACTTCGACGACATCCACGACCTGGTCGGCATTCGCATCCTGTGTGACGAGATCCGTGACTGCTATGCGGCCGTCGGCGTGGTGCATTCGCTGTGGCAGCCGATGGCGGGACGGTTCAAGGACTACATCGCCCAGCCGAGATACGGTGTCTACCAGTCGCTGCACACCACCGTAGTCGGCCCAGAGGGCAATCCGCTGGAAGTGCAGATCCGTACTCGCGATATGCATCGCACCGCCGAGTACGGTATCGCGGCGCACTGGCGTTACAAAGAGGCCAAGGGTCGCAACGGCGTTCCCCATCCGCACTCGGCTGCCGAGATCGACGACATGGCCTGGATGCGCCAGCTGCTTGACTGGCAGCGAGAGGCCGCCGACCCGGGAGAATTCCTCGAGTCGCTGCGCTACGACCTTGCGGTGAAAGAGATTTTCGTGTTCACGCCGAAGGGCGATGTGATCACGTTGCCGACCGGATCGACGCCGGTGGACTTCGCCTACGCGGTGCACACCGAGGTTGGGCATCGGTGCATCGGTGCCCGGGTCAATGGGCGGTTGGTAGCGCTGGAGCGCAAACTGGAAAACGGGGAAGTCGTAGAGGTTTTCACGTCCAAGGCATCCAATGCTGGGCCGTCTCGGGACTGGCAGCAGTTTGTGGTGTCGCCCCGCGCCAAGACCAAGATCCGACAGTGGTTCGCCAAAGAGCGGCGCGAGGAGGCCTTGGAGGCCGGTAAGGACGCGATGGCCCGCGAGGTCCGTCGTGGTGGACTTCCGTTGCAGCGCTTGGTGAATGGCGAATCGATGGCGGCGGTGGCCCGTGAGCTGCACTACGTCGATGTCTCGGCGCTCTACACCGCGATCGGTGAGGGACACGTATCGGCCCGACACGTCATGCAGCGGTTGCTTGCCGAGCTCGGCGGGATCGACCAGGCCGAGGAGGAACTCGCTGAGCGTTCCACACCAGCGACCATGCCGAGGCGCCCGCGCAGCACCGACGATGTCGGTGTCTCGGTTCCCGGGGCGCCGGGTGTGCTCACCAAGCTCGCCAAGTGCTGCACCCCGGTGCCCGGGGACCAAATCATGGGCTTTGTCACTCGCGGCGGCGGGGTGAGCGTGCACCGCACAGATTGCACCAACGCAACATCGCTGCGGCAGCAGCCGGAGCGCATCATCGAAGTGCTGTGGGCGCCGTCGCCGTCGTCGCTGTTTCTGGTGGCGATCCAGGTCGAGGCCCTCGACCGGCATCGGCTGTTGTCGGATATCACGCGCGCGCTAGCCGACGAGAAGGTGAACATTTTGTCCGCGTCGGTCACCACGTCGGGTGACCGGGTCGCGGTCAGCCGGTTCACCTTCGAGATGGGTGATCCCAAGCACCTGGGCCATCTGCTCAATGTCGTGCGGAACGTCGAAGGCGTCTACGACGTCTATCGGGTGACGTCGGCTGCTTAG
- a CDS encoding peptidylprolyl isomerase has translation MPTNQQRRASAKRKLERQLERRAKHARRRRILLIGGGAVAAVAVIAAVTIAVIKNTGGDESSTAAATTSSAAEATTPPPQDATVAPLPPFTPSANLGANCQYPASPDKAVKPVKPPRTGKVPTDPAQVSVSMMTNQGPIGLMLANSESPCTVNSFVSLAQQGFFKDTTCHRLTTSPTLSVLQCGDPKGDGTGGPGYQFANEYPTDQYPPGDPGLRQPVVYPRGTLAMANAGPDTNSSQFFLVYRDSQLPPEYTVFGTIQDDGLATLDKIAEAGVAGGGEDGKPALGVTIQSVLLD, from the coding sequence GTGCCGACCAACCAACAGCGACGCGCATCAGCCAAGCGCAAACTCGAGCGGCAACTGGAGCGCCGCGCCAAGCACGCCCGGCGGCGCCGGATCCTGCTCATCGGCGGCGGCGCCGTCGCGGCAGTGGCGGTGATCGCGGCTGTGACGATCGCGGTGATCAAGAACACGGGCGGCGACGAGAGCAGCACCGCGGCGGCGACCACCAGCAGCGCAGCCGAGGCGACCACACCACCGCCGCAGGACGCGACGGTCGCACCGCTGCCACCGTTCACGCCGTCGGCCAACTTGGGCGCCAACTGTCAATATCCGGCCTCGCCAGACAAGGCCGTCAAGCCGGTCAAGCCGCCCCGGACGGGCAAGGTCCCTACCGACCCGGCGCAGGTGAGCGTCAGCATGATGACTAACCAGGGACCCATCGGCCTCATGCTGGCCAACAGCGAGTCGCCGTGCACCGTCAACAGCTTCGTCAGCCTCGCCCAGCAGGGCTTCTTCAAGGACACCACGTGCCACCGGTTGACCACCTCCCCGACGCTGTCGGTGCTGCAGTGCGGCGACCCGAAAGGCGACGGCACGGGTGGGCCGGGCTACCAGTTCGCCAACGAGTACCCCACCGACCAATATCCCCCGGGCGACCCCGGTTTGCGCCAGCCCGTTGTCTATCCGCGCGGGACTTTGGCTATGGCCAACGCCGGGCCTGACACCAATAGCAGCCAGTTCTTCCTGGTTTACCGCGATTCGCAGCTGCCGCCTGAATACACGGTGTTCGGCACGATCCAGGACGACGGGCTGGCCACACTGGACAAGATCGCCGAGGCCGGGGTTGCCGGCGGCGGTGAAGACGGCAAGCCCGCCCTCGGGGTGACCATTCAGTCCGTGCTGCTGGACTAG
- a CDS encoding MBL fold metallo-hydrolase, which produces MLITGFPAGWLACNCYVLAERPGADAVIVDPGQRAMGPVRRILDKNRLTPAAVLLTHGHVDHIWSAQKVSDAFGCPTYIHPEDRFMLTDPINGFGPRVAQLMAGAFFREPKQVVELDRDGDKIDLGPISVIVDHTPGHTRGSVVFRVLQATKNGHDVVFSGDTLFERAIGRSDLVGGSGRDLLRSIVDKLLVLDDKTVVLPGHGNSTTIGAERRCNPFIEGLSP; this is translated from the coding sequence GTGTTGATCACCGGATTTCCCGCCGGGTGGCTGGCGTGTAACTGCTATGTGCTCGCCGAGCGGCCTGGGGCTGACGCTGTCATCGTGGACCCGGGCCAGCGTGCGATGGGCCCCGTGCGACGCATCCTCGACAAGAACCGGTTGACCCCGGCGGCGGTGCTGCTCACCCACGGGCACGTCGACCACATATGGTCTGCGCAGAAGGTGTCCGACGCGTTCGGTTGCCCCACGTACATCCATCCGGAGGATCGGTTCATGCTGACCGACCCGATTAACGGGTTCGGGCCCCGGGTGGCACAGCTGATGGCCGGAGCATTCTTTCGGGAGCCGAAACAGGTCGTCGAGCTGGACCGCGATGGCGACAAGATCGACCTGGGCCCTATTTCGGTCATCGTCGATCACACACCCGGGCACACCCGCGGATCGGTGGTGTTCCGGGTCCTTCAGGCAACGAAGAACGGCCACGACGTCGTATTCAGTGGCGACACGCTGTTCGAGCGTGCGATCGGCCGCAGTGACCTTGTTGGTGGCAGCGGACGTGACCTGCTGCGTTCGATCGTCGATAAGTTGTTGGTGCTCGACGACAAGACGGTCGTGCTTCCGGGACACGGCAATTCCACCACCATCGGCGCCGAACGGCGTTGCAATCCGTTCATCGAAGGCCTGAGCCCGTGA
- the hisS gene encoding histidine--tRNA ligase yields the protein MTEFSAFSAPKGVPDYIPPDSAQFVAVRAGLLTAARRAGYGDIELPIFEDTALFARGVGESTDVVSKEMYTFADRGDRSVTLRPEGTAGVVRAVIEHGLDRGALPVKLCYAGPFFRYERPQAGRYRQLQQVGVEAIGVDDPALDAEVIAIADAGFRSLGLDGFRLEITSLGDESCRPQYRELLQDFLFGLDLDEETRRRAELNPLRVLDDKRPHMRAMMAEAPVLLDHLSDGAKQHFDTVLAHLDALAVPYVINARMVRGLDYYTKTTFEFVHDGLGAQSGIGGGGRYDGLMQRLGGRDLSGIGFGLGVDRTLLALRAEAKSVGETTRCDVFGVPGSDAAKLRLAVLANELRASGVRVDMAYGGRGLKGAMRAADRSGARLALVAGDRDIEAGTIGVKDLATGTQVSVSVDSVVIEVLSRLGG from the coding sequence GTGACCGAATTCTCGGCTTTCTCGGCACCCAAAGGGGTACCGGACTACATCCCGCCCGACTCGGCGCAGTTCGTCGCCGTCCGCGCTGGTCTGCTCACAGCCGCCCGGCGTGCCGGATACGGTGACATCGAGCTGCCGATCTTCGAGGACACGGCGCTGTTCGCCCGCGGCGTGGGTGAGTCCACCGACGTGGTCTCCAAGGAAATGTATACGTTCGCCGATCGTGGTGATCGATCCGTGACGCTGCGGCCCGAGGGCACCGCCGGGGTGGTGCGCGCGGTGATCGAGCACGGTCTCGACCGGGGCGCCCTGCCGGTGAAGCTGTGTTATGCAGGTCCGTTTTTTCGCTATGAGCGTCCGCAGGCCGGTCGCTATCGTCAACTGCAGCAGGTCGGGGTGGAGGCTATCGGCGTCGACGACCCAGCGCTCGACGCCGAGGTCATCGCCATCGCCGATGCCGGCTTCCGCTCGCTCGGACTCGACGGCTTCCGGCTGGAGATCACGTCCCTCGGCGATGAAAGCTGCCGCCCGCAATACCGAGAACTTCTGCAGGATTTCCTGTTTGGGTTAGATCTCGATGAGGAGACCCGCAGACGCGCCGAGCTCAACCCGCTGCGGGTGCTCGACGACAAGCGCCCCCATATGCGCGCCATGATGGCCGAGGCGCCGGTGCTCCTCGATCATCTGTCCGATGGCGCCAAGCAGCACTTCGACACCGTGCTGGCACATCTGGATGCGCTTGCGGTGCCCTATGTCATCAATGCGCGCATGGTGCGCGGCTTGGACTACTACACCAAGACCACCTTCGAGTTCGTCCACGACGGGCTGGGCGCACAGTCCGGAATCGGTGGCGGCGGCCGGTACGACGGGCTGATGCAGCGGTTGGGCGGACGCGACCTCTCTGGCATCGGGTTTGGGCTCGGGGTGGACCGAACCCTGCTGGCGCTGCGCGCCGAGGCCAAGAGCGTGGGGGAGACCACCCGCTGCGACGTATTCGGAGTGCCCGGCAGCGATGCGGCCAAGCTTCGGCTGGCGGTGCTGGCCAACGAGCTCCGAGCGAGTGGTGTGCGGGTTGACATGGCGTATGGGGGCCGCGGACTCAAGGGCGCGATGCGTGCGGCTGACCGTTCGGGTGCCCGGCTGGCGCTGGTCGCGGGTGATCGCGACATCGAAGCCGGCACGATCGGCGTCAAGGACTTGGCGACGGGCACGCAGGTCTCGGTCTCGGTGGATTCGGTTGTGATCGAAGTGCTTTCGCGGTTGGGCGGGTAA